In Longimicrobiales bacterium, the genomic window AAGGGTAGCCCAGAGCCACGCGGCAAGTCACAGTACGCTCAGGTTTGGCGATTAGCACTCAGGGCGCCTCGTGCCAAGGATCGGGCCCAACCGACCCGAAGCTAAAACCAGCAGACATGCACCAACGCCGGGTCACGTCACCGCACGGCCCAGGTTGCGAAGTTCAGTCGGGCGGAGCACCATGCGAGGACGAGTTCGTTCTATCTACATCGGATTGTTGGGCCTCAGGCCCGCTGTCCAAAGGAGATTCAACAATGGGTGGTAGAATCAAATCCATCATCGGTGGTGGGCTCACTGGCAGTATCCTCGCGTACTTGGGAACCACGTACTTCTTTAACCCGGCAATGCCTGAGCCCGCGTTCGAGCCCGTCGTGAGCAACACCATTCTCAGTATACTTGTGTTCTGGACCGTTTCAATCCTGTTCTTCGACTGGATTGTCCAGAATACGGGCAAGACGATGTTCTCAGGGATGGTGATCGCTATATCTCAGATCCTACTCGTTGATTTGAACTATGTGCTCATTGGCCGTCGAGAGTTGATGCCAGCTCTGATCAGTGTGGTTACGCTCCTCGTTATTTGGACAGGTGTCTCATTCGTCTATGACAAATTGCGGAGTGAAACTCCCTAGGTTTCTTCCTGAGAGACATGGATCGGGAGCGGTATGCCGGTCGCGCAGGTACAGAAGGCAATGGGCTACAGCACGATCAGCGTGACCGAGGGGTACACGCACCTCGTCAACAATGAGTTGCTCGAGTTGGTCGAACGTCCCGAGAATCATCCGGACCTAGACATGCTGAAGTGGGTTAGCTGATCGGAATTTATGCCCAAGATCAGGGAAAGGGCTCCTAGCCAATTGGCCGGGAGCCCTTTTGCTTGCCTGAGAGGCGCCGCCCGGACTTGAACCGGGAATCGAGGATTTGCAGTCCTTTTAGGACTCCTCGACGTTTGAGACAACCCGTTAATCATTCCCTAACACCCTGCCTGGACTGGGTGCCACTGAGAGGGCTCTAGTTGCCGCCGGGGGAATGAGCCTCTAGCCACTCGCGGAATAGCCGTTGGGCTTCCGCTATTTGTTCACCAGTCATCTGCTGTTCCACGATGTCTTTGCCCTCCTGTGCACTCTCATTTCCTTGGGCCACAGCGAGATTGTGCCACATATAGGCAAGGACATTGTCCTCTTCCACGCCGTCGCCGTTGTCGTACAAAGTCCCGAGGACGAACTGGGCATCGGCATCCCCTTGCTCGGCAGCTAACCGAACCCAGTGTGCTGCCTCCGCATAGTCCTGCGGCAGGCCGGCGCCATAAAGGTACGTAAGCCCGAGGTTCGATTGGGCAGAGGCATACCCTTGTTCAGCTGCTAACCGATACCAGCGCGCTGCTTCCACATAGTCCTCCGGCACACCCCAGCCTCTGGAGTACATAACCGCGAGGCCGTTCTGGGCAACCGCATTCCCTTGCTCGATAGCTAACCGAAACCAACGTATCGCCTCCGCATAGTCCTCCGGCACGCCTTCGCCAATGGCGTACATACGCCCGAGTCTGGTCTGGGCATCGGCATCCCCTTGCTCGGCACAGGAACGGACATCCTCCAAGGAAGACGACGGGCCTATGTCCGCGCAGGAAGCTGATGGAGTGCCCTGTGCATCAACCCCAACAGGGATGACTGCTAGAGCGAGCACCCACAGCAGGATTCTTTTCATGGCTTCATTCTTCCCCGCCCCACTCAGGCCCACAACTAAGGACGAGCAGAACAGTTTATAAGTTCGGCGGTGGTGACGGTGAACAATGTGAGGCATAGGCCTCGGGTGGCCCGCAGGGACCGTCGGCGAGCTAGCGCCCGCTGAACTCCGTTCGCGCCCGCTCGATCAAATCCTCCCATTGCCGGACCTCGGCTGGGTCCCAGACCTCGTTCATGGCCCCGAGGGCGTCCTCCTCCGCAACGCCCTCGACCATCGTGCGGTACATATAGACGAACGCCGATGCACGCATGTTGGCGAAGCAGTGCACGAACACCTTGCGACCCTCGTTGGCTTCCATGACGTCAAAAAACATGCTCAAGTCACTCAGCCGTGGCTGTTCCCAGTCGACCGGAATGTGGATGTACGCCATCCCGGATTCCGTCACATGAAACCCTTCCAGCGAGTTCCTTTCCCGGCTGGCCGTGGCAAGGTTGACGACGACGTCGTAGCCCTCCTCGCGCAGCAGCGGAATCTGATCGTAAGCGATCTGACCGGCGGTCGTGAGTCGGTCCGAAATCCCCATGTAGTTGCGGATCGTGGTCAGATCAGCTGGAGCTTCCTGGGCAGTGGCCAGGCCAGCGCCTGTCATCATCCCGAGCAGCGCGACGAGAAAAAAAGGTGTCTTGTGCATAGGTCGCGAAGTTGGGGTTGTTCGGCCGAATAGAGAAGACGAGCCACAAGATAAGCATTTAGGGGGGTGTACCCCACTGGGGTCTCGCCTGTCCGCAAAATGGACCCGACCCAGCTACGAATATTTTTGGGGGAGTGGCGCTGCAGTGGCGTCGCTGTGTGCGGCCCGGCACCAGTACCGCCCCGTGGTTGCCAATAAGGGGAGACTCACAGTACCCCGCACCGATAGCACGAGATTGGCCGAAGTCGTCGCTCAAGCGACCACAGCAGCAGCTGATGGGCGCACCGTTGACGATCTGGCCAACAATGCAGAAATCAATAAGGAATATGAAATCACAGCATCGCTAGAACGACTGATGACTGGGTTTCACCGCTGGAACTTAAAAGCCGCCTATAAAGAAGTTCAGCAGTTTCCGCATGGCCTCCCCACCTCTCGCAATGAGGTGCCCGATGCGTCGCTCTCTGATCCTGCTCACGATAGCTCTTTCTCCCCTCCCCTTCGCGGTTCAATTCCAATCGGTCCGTGTTCAGGTCATCGACCGAACTCTTCATCGCCTATGGACGGGTGCGTGCGGATCGTACAGACTCGGAGGCACCTTTCTTCTCCGACAACTTGAAGGAGCCGAGACATGCATTGGCGATTGATCCCGATATTCGGGCTCATCCTGACCGTAGTGGCCTGCAGCGGTGACGATGAGCCGATCCATGAGCAGCAGCCCCAGGAACAGGTCCAGCCACCGCCGTCGCCTGTCGCTCAGGCGACGCCCGAGCCCGAGCCCGAGCCCGAACCTGAGCCCATCAGCGGTCCCCTCTACACCGTCCAGATGGGAGCTTTCCTGAACGCCGACTCCGCAGTCGTGCAGAGGGACCGGCTGGCCAACCTGGGGCTACCAGCCTGGACCGTCACCCAGGAAGTGGGGGGCCGGCAGTTCCGTCGCGTACGCATCGGAGCGGCATCAACCGGGTCGGAAGCTAGGAGCCTCGGCGAGATCCTGACAGAGAGATACGGGTGGTCGACCTGGGTCGCCCTGGTGACCTCGACAGAGTCCGTTCCCGATGGTGCCCTCGAGGCCACGCGGGACCTGATCGGCGGTTAGAACCCCGGGGCCGCTGGGGGAAAGCGACTCGCGGGCGTGGAAGAAGCGAGTGGCGTGACCCTCGGCACTGAGTCAACCGGAGATCGGGCTGGGCTCCGCAGCGTCACTCGTAAAGCTCAACGCTGCACCCATTCATTGCCCTTCCGAGACCTTCTCAGCGCGGACTCCCGATACCAAGCGTTGCTCGAAGAAGCTGGGATTACTTGGTGAGCGAGCACACGTAGCGCAATGCTTGCTCAGGGAGTACTCTCGCCTACGTCCGCCGCGGCGAAAATTCGAAATTGAGCAAGGAGGGGAACAATGAGAACGAATCTGCGAAGGTCGCCTCTTTTTCTTACCGCAGTGTCGTCGGTTCTTGCGGTGGCTTGTACGCCAGCAGAGTCACCGCTTACGCTGCATGAGTTCGACTGTGGTGTCATTCGCTTCGAAAGCGTTGCGATGTTCGGCATCGGTGACGACGAGACCGATGTCCGTGACCTGATCGTTCCCTGTTACGTAGTGGAACATCCCGCAGGCAGTCTACTGTGGGAGGGGGGCTTGCCAATAGGCCTTGCAGAGGCCGGGGACTGGGTGGAATCGCCGCCGGTGTTGCTACGATTGGATCAGACGCTCGCTGACCAGCTCCCCGCCATTGGCCACGCTATCGACGCTTTTGACTACGTGGCTTTCTCTCACATGCATTTCGACCATGTCGGAGTGGCAAGTGAGGTACAAGGCGCAACGCTCCTTATACAGCAATCTGAGTTTGACGCGGCCTTCGCGGACAGCGTAACCGTGCCATTCTTTGATCCGGCTGTATACGAAAGCCTCCGAAATGTGCCGCGGGAACTGCTCGACGGAGAGCACGACGTGTTTGGAGATGGCAGGGTGAGAATTATTCCTGCACCAGGCCATACGCCCGGGCATCAAGTGCTCTTAGTGGATCTGGATGAAGAGGGGCCTGTTGTTCTGGCTGGCGACCTCTACCACTTCCGCGAGAGTCGGTCAGACAGAAGGGTCCCAAGCATAAACGTAGATTCGGCGCTCACTGTTGCGACCATGGAGCGCATCGAACAACTGGTGATCGACCAGGGTGCCCAGCTGTGGATCGAGCACGACATGGCAGCGTTCCTAGAGAGACAGTCACGTTCCACTGTCCACCGTTGAGACGGTGTAAACGTGTCCCCCCTGACGTGCCCCCCACTTCGGCACCACGACTTATGTGAGACGCTGGGCCATCGGAGAACCTTGGGGTACTGGCATCCGAAGCAACCAAATTGATGGCTTAATCGCCTTCGGGGCCGGGGGGACAGGGGGCGAAGGTCACCGTCTCACGGGCAGAAACCCACTCACCACAGTCCTCACCCATGTTGAGGGTGCCCTACGCCATCAATTTGAAGGACCCGTAACATTCAACACACCCATGCTGGTGGCCACGAACGCAGCCACCAGCCCCACGCCCATCAAGACTCTCCCTCGTTTTTCGCCCTTCCGAGTTTCCACTGTGACAATGTCTGCGAAGGGTATCGAACGAACTACGAACCTATCGCACGCGTCCTCATTTCTATCTTCGTAATAATTGCCCCAGAAGGCCCTGCACCAGAAGGAGGACTCGTTGACGTGGCCCATGACCTCATCGCCTGTGACGGATGGGTCCACTAGTTCCAATTGGGACGACAGTGTGGTCAAGCGAACACGCTCAGGTCGATCTTCTTCAATCAACTGAGCCACGCTCATCGCGGTTGGAGTGACGGCTTGCCACGTCGCACAGGCGGTCAGGTGTAGCAGTAGGAACAGCAGCAGAACGGCTCGGACGCGGTAGCGTGTCATGGCTTCATTCTGCTCTGCCCCACCCAAACCCGCAACTCAGGACGCGCAAAACAGTGCTGGGTGTGGCATAGCGGTACCCCCCGGTACTGGGGGACCGCCTGTCGGCAAAAGGGACCCGCCCAGCTACCAGAATTCTTCGGGGAACGGCGTTCAAAATTAAGGGGACTGGTTAAGGGACTACTTCCCGATCCAGAGCAGATAGTCTGGAGAGCCCTGCTTGAGGTGCCAGAAGACCCAAAAGACTGGGTACACCTTCCCGAGTCGTCACTTAGGGTCTTCAATCAGACTTATTTCGTGATAATAGACCTTGCTCCCACGCCATAGTTGGACGATGGAGCATTGCCCGTTGAATTCACCTGTCATCCTCTCATACGTCACCGCACAGTCGGCATTTTGATAGATGATTCTGAAGTCAGACGATACGGTGCCTTCATCAAGCACCATCTCCTTCAGGTAGTCACGCGCTTCTTGACCTTTCATCGTTTGGTTCGCGTGAAGAATTCTCATTTCATAGTCGTCTGTAAAAAAACTCAGCACGCCATCTAAGTCCTTCGCCTCCCAGACTTCCTGCAACTGTTCCATTTTCGCCATTAGCAACTCTCCTTGTTTAGTGAAACCCCGGTAAGGCCTTTGGGCTCCGCGGGGGTTTTCGCGTCGGTCACCCTATCCAATAGCTGAACTTCAGCATGAAGGTGTTGGTCGAGGGGGCCGATAAGAGCCGGTTGAAGTCGTTCGAAACTTCGAGGTCGTCCGAAAGCAGGTAGTCATTTCGGGCTGAGGACCATACCGCAAAGAAGGTCGAGCCCGGCTTGTACTCCCATCGGAGGACGGCGTTGGTGTTCATCTCCCTGACGTTGAAGTCCCGCTTTCGAAAGAGATACTCAGGATCATTGTCTCCATTCTCGTCCACCTGATAGCGCGTGCCCACGTCTGACAGGAAGTCCGGGTCGATCAGGGGTACACGAGTGTTGAAGTCTGCCGCATCGTCGTCGGCTACGGTACGAAAATCCGAGTACCGCCCACTGCTCACGAAGGGCTGGGCATACAGATCGAAGGTTAGGTCCGGGGTGAACGAGTAGCTGAGTCGGAGCGTCATCGATACCGTCGTCTGGTCGATTCTCCCCATCACATATTCTCGCGCACCAGTCGCGAGCGCGACGCCGGCCTCGAGGCGGGGGACGCCGTCGACGTACTGCGCGCGATTCCGGTTCCACACCATGCTCGGCGAAAGCGAGACGGTCGTGCGACTCGAGGGGCGTAACAAGAGAGAGGGCGAGATGGTCAGGGTCTTTGATGCATCCTCTGACTCGATCCGGTACACTGTCCTGAGAGCCGCTCTCCAGTGCTTGCGTGTGTCACTCCCGACGGTTCCGCTCAGGGTGGTGTTCGGCTCACGGCGAATGGCAGGACCGCCCCGGAGAACCCAGGGCCAGACATGGTTTCCCCAGTGGGTGGCGTCGAAGTTGAGCGTCCAGAAGTTCAGAAACTGCCACCGAGTGCGCAGGATCAAGGATTGGCGCAGGAGCTCCCAGCCCAGCGTGGAGGCGGCCGTCAGGTTCGCGTCGATGTACCAATTGCGGAAAACTGAACCCTGCGAGAATTCGCTGTAACGTACCCGCGCCGTCCCGAGGGCGGCGTCCGTGTATGTGACATAACCGACATCGTTGGTCTCGACGCCCGGCGTTCGAGCCCACCCGGTGAGCTGGAATGTCCAATGACCTCCACCGATCTTGTCGAGTGAGAACTCCGTCGCCAGGCCGCTCAACGATGTGAGGGTGGGATCGAACGTCAGATGGTCGGCATCGGGCCGTTGGTAGAGGTGCACGACCGAGGACTGTGTCCGCGCGATCGCCGATTCTGATCCTCGTACATGAGACCCGAGAAGCGATCCACTAATCTGATAGCGCGAGCCCCCGAAACGGTGCCATCCGTTGACCCCTACCGAGGCGGCCGAGGAGTGCATGCGATCGAATGCCTCGTCATCCAACGACCGGAGAGTCAATGTCCCGATCGCTCCGAGCCCGCTGCGACCCTCGCGAAAGTCTCGTGTGATGCGGGCTGCCGAGTAGTTCGTGAGTGGCTCTACGGGTGACTCGGTGAGGCTTCCGTCAGGTCCTGCTACCCGCGCTTCTTCCCGATTCGTGACCGCGTTCAGAATCCCGATCGACCAGCCCGATGACGTCTTCCCCGATAACTTCAACGCCCCTGCGATGCGGACGGCTTCAGGGGCGTTGACGAAGCCGTCGGGTGGTGGGGACGCCCGCAGTTGCGGAGGCCTGCCGATGCGCCGCGAATAGAGCGCTGACCCCTCAGGCGGAAGTCGGAAGTTGAAGATCTCCGCGCCCTCGAGGAAGAAGGGCCTCTTCTCGGGATACCGATTCTCGTTGGTGCCCAGGTTCACCTTCGACGGGTCGGCGTCGACCTGCCCGAAGTCCGGATTGACCGTGGCCGTCAGGGTGAAGCGGGAAGTCATACCGTACTTGAGGTCGAGCCCCATTGAGCCCCACACATCGCTCCCGTCACGGAACGGATTGTCGGTGTCGACCGTTTCACGTCGAAGGCGTGCCACCGAATAGGGGAGCATCTCGAGGCGCCCGGGTGCCTCGAGTTCGGTCAGTCCGTCGAGGTCACCGAAGAGCGACACGAGCCGGCCCGACTCCGGCGGGATCTCGGCCCAGTGCGCCGACTCAGACCGGCGCGCGATTTGTCGCATGAAATTCACGCCCCACGTCATATCGCCCGTCGCGCCGAAGCGGAGCTGTGAAAGCGGAATCCGAAATTCGGCCGTCCAGCCCTCGGCATCGATCGAGGTTTCAACCTCCCACACGGCATCCCAGGCCACATTCTCTCGAGAATCTTCGTTGTGGAGGATGTCGACCCGCGTTCCGGTGGGCGTCGTGGCGAAGTGAAACGCCGTACGGCGATCGTGATGACTGTCTAGGTAGACGTGCGCCCAGTCCGAAGCTGCCTGGTGATCGTCTCTGCGCACGAACTGCGCTCGAATCTCCTCAGGGTTGCGGTCATACATGCGCATACCGACGTAGATGGCCTCACCGTCGTACAGAATCCGAGCCTCGGTGCGCTCCGTCCCGGCCATTCCCGGATCGGGAGCGAATTGGCGGAACTCGTGAGCGGCGGTCGCGAGCTGCCAAGCCGCGTCATCCAATCTTCCATCCACGTGCGGTCGCTGGTCTGCGGTCATCAGCCTGAAGGCGGTCAGCGTACACGCCGGCGGAGCATCGGCCGGACGCTCGCATGCCACGGGGTCCGGAGCCGCTATACGAAGAGTGACCGTATCGGGCAGGAGAACGGTCGTGACGAGAGACAGTACGAGTGTGACTACGGGCAAGGATTACCTGTTGGATGGAACTGGCTGGTAACCCGACGAAGCCAGGGCGGTCGAATCGTTCGGGGAAGCACGCATCAATTGCTATCCGAGGCGCAGAACGCGCAAGGGGGGCTAGGAGCTCTCCGATTCAGTTTTTACAAACAGACCAAACATCCCAAAAAATGAAAACACCATAATGAAAAAGATTAGTAGCTCTCTAAAATAAGCTCGATTTAAATCACCTAATAAATACTTTGCAACACCAAGAGTAAGCATTGCAACTCCAACAATTGAGTAAAGCACAACGAAAAACTTCAGCCACGAACTCATATCTTTCCAGTTTTGCACTTTATACACTTGGCACCTTCATCTTGGTGGAAATAGGGTGGATAGTGGGGAGGGCTAGGTGCCGTCTACTAGGTCACTGAAAGGGGTTTTCTTCATGCCCTGATTCTGCCCTGCCCCACTCAGGCCCGCAACTCAGGACGAGCAGAACTCTGTTTAGTGGTTCAGCGTCAGTGGTGGTGAATAGGGGTGCCCCCCGGTACGGGGGTCTCGCCTGTCGGCAAAAGGGACCCGACCAAGCTACCAAATATTGTTCGGGGAACGGCGTTGCAGTGGAGGCGATGTGTGCGGACCGGCACCAGCACCGCCCCGTGGACGACAATGAGGGGGGGGCGCCGTGGAGCGGCGATTGACCCCGATTGTGACCGCTACACGGGTCCTTGCGTGGGTCCTTGCGTGGGTCCTTGAGAATTTATCTCCAGAATAAGCGAAATCCCCACAAGCGTATAAGTGCTTGTGAGGCTTCAACTGACTTCAGTGCCCCGCCAGGGACTCGAACCCCGAACCTACTGATTAAGAGTCAGTAGTCCTAGTAGATCCTTATTCCCCCTGGAACACTCTCTGTCTTCAAAACTCTTGTCTTTACAACGCTTCTGAGCGTATCCTAGACGCCCTGAGTAGTACCCAAGACGCTCACTCATTGGCTGACTCGTGGCTGTCTATTTGTAACCGTACTACATCCACCTGAACAAGGAGATCGCCATGCGCGCTCTTGTCTTAGTCGTAGCTATCCTCTCCAGCCTCACGCTCCTGCCGACCGCCGCCGTTGGACAGGCCAGTGTCGAAGACGCGGTCCGCCAGACTATCCTCGATCAATATGCATTTCA contains:
- a CDS encoding tetratricopeptide repeat protein; translation: MKRILLWVLALAVIPVGVDAQGTPSASCADIGPSSSLEDVRSCAEQGDADAQTRLGRMYAIGEGVPEDYAEAIRWFRLAIEQGNAVAQNGLAVMYSRGWGVPEDYVEAARWYRLAAEQGYASAQSNLGLTYLYGAGLPQDYAEAAHWVRLAAEQGDADAQFVLGTLYDNGDGVEEDNVLAYMWHNLAVAQGNESAQEGKDIVEQQMTGEQIAEAQRLFREWLEAHSPGGN
- a CDS encoding protein tyrosine phosphatase family protein — translated: MHKTPFFLVALLGMMTGAGLATAQEAPADLTTIRNYMGISDRLTTAGQIAYDQIPLLREEGYDVVVNLATASRERNSLEGFHVTESGMAYIHIPVDWEQPRLSDLSMFFDVMEANEGRKVFVHCFANMRASAFVYMYRTMVEGVAEEDALGAMNEVWDPAEVRQWEDLIERARTEFSGR
- a CDS encoding SPOR domain-containing protein; the encoded protein is MHWRLIPIFGLILTVVACSGDDEPIHEQQPQEQVQPPPSPVAQATPEPEPEPEPEPISGPLYTVQMGAFLNADSAVVQRDRLANLGLPAWTVTQEVGGRQFRRVRIGAASTGSEARSLGEILTERYGWSTWVALVTSTESVPDGALEATRDLIGG
- a CDS encoding N-acyl homoserine lactonase family protein; the protein is MRTNLRRSPLFLTAVSSVLAVACTPAESPLTLHEFDCGVIRFESVAMFGIGDDETDVRDLIVPCYVVEHPAGSLLWEGGLPIGLAEAGDWVESPPVLLRLDQTLADQLPAIGHAIDAFDYVAFSHMHFDHVGVASEVQGATLLIQQSEFDAAFADSVTVPFFDPAVYESLRNVPRELLDGEHDVFGDGRVRIIPAPGHTPGHQVLLVDLDEEGPVVLAGDLYHFRESRSDRRVPSINVDSALTVATMERIEQLVIDQGAQLWIEHDMAAFLERQSRSTVHR
- a CDS encoding nuclear transport factor 2 family protein — translated: MAKMEQLQEVWEAKDLDGVLSFFTDDYEMRILHANQTMKGQEARDYLKEMVLDEGTVSSDFRIIYQNADCAVTYERMTGEFNGQCSIVQLWRGSKVYYHEISLIEDPK
- a CDS encoding DUF5916 domain-containing protein, whose translation is MPVVTLVLSLVTTVLLPDTVTLRIAAPDPVACERPADAPPACTLTAFRLMTADQRPHVDGRLDDAAWQLATAAHEFRQFAPDPGMAGTERTEARILYDGEAIYVGMRMYDRNPEEIRAQFVRRDDHQAASDWAHVYLDSHHDRRTAFHFATTPTGTRVDILHNEDSRENVAWDAVWEVETSIDAEGWTAEFRIPLSQLRFGATGDMTWGVNFMRQIARRSESAHWAEIPPESGRLVSLFGDLDGLTELEAPGRLEMLPYSVARLRRETVDTDNPFRDGSDVWGSMGLDLKYGMTSRFTLTATVNPDFGQVDADPSKVNLGTNENRYPEKRPFFLEGAEIFNFRLPPEGSALYSRRIGRPPQLRASPPPDGFVNAPEAVRIAGALKLSGKTSSGWSIGILNAVTNREEARVAGPDGSLTESPVEPLTNYSAARITRDFREGRSGLGAIGTLTLRSLDDEAFDRMHSSAASVGVNGWHRFGGSRYQISGSLLGSHVRGSESAIARTQSSVVHLYQRPDADHLTFDPTLTSLSGLATEFSLDKIGGGHWTFQLTGWARTPGVETNDVGYVTYTDAALGTARVRYSEFSQGSVFRNWYIDANLTAASTLGWELLRQSLILRTRWQFLNFWTLNFDATHWGNHVWPWVLRGGPAIRREPNTTLSGTVGSDTRKHWRAALRTVYRIESEDASKTLTISPSLLLRPSSRTTVSLSPSMVWNRNRAQYVDGVPRLEAGVALATGAREYVMGRIDQTTVSMTLRLSYSFTPDLTFDLYAQPFVSSGRYSDFRTVADDDAADFNTRVPLIDPDFLSDVGTRYQVDENGDNDPEYLFRKRDFNVREMNTNAVLRWEYKPGSTFFAVWSSARNDYLLSDDLEVSNDFNRLLSAPSTNTFMLKFSYWIG